A genomic stretch from Psilocybe cubensis strain MGC-MH-2018 chromosome 1, whole genome shotgun sequence includes:
- a CDS encoding ATPase 6, plasma membrane-type has protein sequence MGDPPGALVDMDTIELKAKDLCDKEKVDLETIVIDDVFKLLQCDKNGLSEEEAARRLELNKLEVDEQNPFLQFLSFMWNPLSWVMEAAALVTIVLSNGQGQPPDWPDFVGIILLLFINSAIGFYEEHNAGNAVKALMDSLALKAKVKRAGNWSEIESATLVPGNMISFKIGDIVPADCRLTEAINVSIDQAAFTGESLPQSRRTAISASRVLPASRVKLRVLLDN, from the exons G GCGCTCTTGTTGATATGGACACT ATCGAACTCAAGGCCAAGGATCTCTGCGACAAGGAAAAGGTAGACTTGGAGACTATCGTCATCGACGACGTCTTCAAGCTCCTCCAGTGCGACAAGAATGGTCTCTCAGAGGAGGAGGCCGCCCGCCGTCTCGAGCTCAACAagttggaggtggatgagCAGAATCCTTTCCTCCAA TTCTTGTCCTTCATGTGGAATCCCCTCTCCTGGGTCAtggaagctgctgccctcgTCACTATTGTCCTCTCCAACGGACAGGGCCAACCTCCTGACTGGCCCGACTTTGTCGGTATCATCCTCCTGCTTTTCATCAACTCTGCTATTGGTTTCTATGAGGAACACAACGCTGGAAACGCTGTCAAAGCCCTCATGGACTCTCTCGCACTCAAGGCCAAGGTCAAGCGTGCTGGCAACTGGTCAGAAATTGAGTCGGCTACTCTTGTCCCCGGTAACATGATCTCTTTCAAAATTGGAGACATCGTCCCCGCCGACTGCCGTCTTACTGAAGCTATCAACGTCTCCATCGACCAGGCTGCCTTCACCGGTGAATCCCTCCCCCAGTCCAGAAGAACGGCAATCAGTGCTTCTC GGGTTCTACCTGCAAGCAGGGTGAAGCTGAGGGTGTTGTTAGATAATTGA